Part of the Tenacibaculum sp. SZ-18 genome, TTGATTAACGCTCTACCATGTCCCATAGATATAAAACCATCTCTCATTCCAGTTTGAATAATTGGGTCTAGTTTTAGTAATCTAAGATAATTCGTAACTGTAGATCGTTTTTTTCCTACTCTTACACTTAATTGCTCTTGTGTGAGTTTAATTTCGTCTATGAGTCTTTGGTATGACAAGGCAACTTCAATTGGATCGAGATTTTTACGTTGAATATTTTCAACTAATGCCATTTCTAGCATCTCTTGATCGTTTGCTATACGAATGTATGCTGGTACAGTTGTGTTACCAATTAATTTTGAAGCTCTAAATCTTCTTTCTCCTGAAACTAATTGAAACTTTTCTTCAGAAAGTTTTCTTACAGTAATAGGTTGAATTACACCTAACTCTCTAATGGAAGCTGCTAATTCGTTTAATGCCTCTTCGTCAAAGTATGTTCTTGGCTGAAATGGATTTACTTCAATTAAGTTCAAATCAATTTCAATTATACTTCCTACTACTTTATCAGCATTTTCATCTGATGCTGAATTTACTTCTGCAGTTTCTTTTAACAAAGCAGATAATCCTCTTCCTAAAGCTTGCTTCCTTGTTGCTTTTGCCATGTGTTAGTTCTTGTTTATAATTTCGTTTGCTAAGTTAATATAATTAACAGCTCCTTTACTTGTTGCATCGTATGAAATAATACTTTCCCCATAACTTGGTGCTTCACTTAAACGAATGTTACGGTGAACTACAGTATCAAAAACCATTGAGCTAAAATGCTTTCTTACTTCGTCAACTACTTGGTTCGATAAGCGTAAACGAGCATCATACATTGTCAATAATAATCCTTCAATTTCCAATTCTTTATTATGAATTTTTTGAACACTTTTAATAGTGTTAAGTAATTTTCCTAGTCCTTCTAATGCAAAATACTCACATTGAATTGGAATGATAACAGAATTTGAAGCTACAAGAGAGTTTAACGTAATTAAACCTAGTGACGGTGCACAATCAATTAGAATATAATCATATTCATCCGCTAGTTGCTTTAATGCTTTTTTAAGCATGTATTCACGCTCAATTTTATCAAC contains:
- a CDS encoding ParB/RepB/Spo0J family partition protein, which gives rise to MAKATRKQALGRGLSALLKETAEVNSASDENADKVVGSIIEIDLNLIEVNPFQPRTYFDEEALNELAASIRELGVIQPITVRKLSEEKFQLVSGERRFRASKLIGNTTVPAYIRIANDQEMLEMALVENIQRKNLDPIEVALSYQRLIDEIKLTQEQLSVRVGKKRSTVTNYLRLLKLDPIIQTGMRDGFISMGHGRALINIESEKDQIDIYEKILRDKLSVRQTEDLVRALKTGVEKKSEVKKSTLPSEISSSLKSFSEFFSAKIDVSVNNKGKGKISIPFDSIEDFNRIKKLLK
- a CDS encoding ParA family protein, translating into MGKIIAIANQKGGVGKTTTSVNLAAALGVLEKKVLLIDADPQANATSGLGIDVESIEIGTYQVLEHTASAKETIIKTESPNVDLIPAHIDLVAIEIELVDKIEREYMLKKALKQLADEYDYILIDCAPSLGLITLNSLVASNSVIIPIQCEYFALEGLGKLLNTIKSVQKIHNKELEIEGLLLTMYDARLRLSNQVVDEVRKHFSSMVFDTVVHRNIRLSEAPSYGESIISYDATSKGAVNYINLANEIINKN